A window from Hemicordylus capensis ecotype Gifberg chromosome 2, rHemCap1.1.pri, whole genome shotgun sequence encodes these proteins:
- the LOC128346376 gene encoding keratin, type II cytoskeletal cochleal-like, producing the protein MSQYGYSSRSATGPGGFTQVRVSSVSSSRATGGGTSFRKPGGFGSSSLYNLGSSSKRISLGGGAGGSNYSVRSSYGYGGGLGAGFGGGFGGGLPSPGIQEVTINQSLLAPLNLEIDPTIQKVRKEEKEQIKTLNNKFASFIDKVRFLEQQNKMLETKWSLMQDQKTTRSNIGPLFEAYISNLRRQLDSLLNDKGRLEGELKSMQDLVEDFKNKYEDEINKRTTAENDFVVLKKDVDASYMNKVELEAKVDGLTDEINFLRALYEAEMRELQTQISDTSVVLQMDNNRNLDLDSIIAEVKAQYEEIANKSKVEAETWYQSKFESLQATAGKHGDDLRSTKTEIAEINRTIQRLQAEIENVKAQRAKLEAAITEAEERGELAIKDAKAKLEELEAALTKAKQEMARQLREYQELMNVKMGLDIEIATYRKLLEGEENRLAGDGVGAVNIAVVNTSGAGAYSSGGGYGGGISLRGGMGSRGLGFSSGGGSGSLQSSYSMTTSTSRRSVRN; encoded by the exons ATGTCACAATACGGTTACAGCTCTCGCTCAGCAACTGGCCCGGGTGGATTCACCCAGGTCCGAGTCAGTTCTGTCAGCTCGTCTCGTGCAACTGGAGGGGGCACCAGCTTCAGAAAACCTGGTGGCTTTGGCAGCTCCAGTCTCTATAACCTTGGCTCTAGCAGCAAGAGGATCTCCCTGGGCGGTGGTGCAGGAGGCAGCAACTACAGCGTCAGGTCTTCGTATGGATATGGCGGTGGCCTTGGTGCTGGGTTTGGAGGAGGGTTTGGTGGTGGGCTTCCCTCACCAGGCATTCAGGAGGTCACCATCAACCAGAGCCTCTTGGCCCCCCTCAATCTGGAAATTGACCCCACCATCCAGAAGGTCcgcaaggaggagaaggagcagatcAAAACCCTCAACAATAAATTTGCATCCTTCATCGACAAG GTCCGATTTCTGGAGCagcaaaacaagatgctggagacCAAATGGAGTCTCATGCAGGACCAGAAGACCACACGGAGCAACATTGGCCCTCTCTTCGAGGCATACATCAGCAACCTGCGGAGGCAGCTAGACAGCCTGCTGAATGACAAGGGACGCCTGGAGGGAGAGCTGAAGAGCATGCAGGATCTTGTTGAGGATTTCAAGAACAA ATATGAAGATGAAATCAACAAGCGCACAACAGCAGAAAATGACTTTGTTGTGCTCAAGAAG GATGTTGATGCTTCCTACATGAATAAGGTGGAGCTGGAGGCCAAGGTGGATGGACTGACCGATGAAATAAATTTCCTGAGGGCACTCTATGAAGCA GAAATGCGTGAGCTGCAGACACAGATTTCCGATACATCTGTTGTCCTTCAAATGGACAACAACCGAAACCTGGATTTGGACAGCATCATTGCTGAGGTCAAAGCTCAGTATGAGGAGATTGCCAATAAGAGCAAAGTTGAGGCGGAAACCTGGTACCAAAGTAAG TTTGAGTCCCTGCAAGCCACCGCTGGGAAACACGGAGATGACCTGCGGAGCACCAAGACCGAGATTGCTGAGATTAACCGCACAATCCAGAGGCTGCAGGCTGAGATTGAAAATGTGAAAGCTCAG CGTGCCAAGCTGGAAGCAGCCATTACTGAGGCAGAGGAACGTGGGGAGCTGGCTATTAAAGATGCCAAGGCAAAACTGGAGGAGCTGGAGGCTGCCCTCACCAAAGCCAAGCAAGAGATGGCCCGCCAGCTGCGGGAGTACCAGGAGCTGATGAATGTCAAGATGGGCCTGGATATTGAGATCGCTACCTACAGGAAGCTGCTGGAAGGAGAAGAGAACAG GCTGGCTGGTGACGGAGTTGGTGCTGTGAACATTG CTGTAGTCAACACCAGTGGTGCTGGTGCATACAGCAGTGGGGGAGGCTATGGAGGAGGAATCAGCTTGAGAGGAGGAATGGGCAGCAGAGGCcttggcttttcctctggtggtggATCTGGCAGCCTGCAATCGTCCTACAGTATGACAACAAGCACATCCAGGAGAAGTGTCAGGAACTAA